A genomic segment from bacterium encodes:
- a CDS encoding sigma-70 family RNA polymerase sigma factor: MEEIKIEKYYHWAISKVNAVYPKLVNCGVKVERDDLIQEALLGLVEAARAFNPEKGAKFTTYAFYRVNGAIRDFLRKSDYLPPEKRKKLSEYKRIKEEFAQALGREPTRKEMAEKLCISEKEVKEIESWHLVFISLDTPIFTKNGEEVEISDIIPTGNKRPGQKLEEKEIVRALNSCIEQLPLIEKKIIEQRYVEGKTLKEVAETLGMSIPTTQRKEKKAKQILKKCMEKKGWSMIDVL; the protein is encoded by the coding sequence ATGGAAGAGATAAAAATAGAAAAGTACTATCACTGGGCAATCTCCAAAGTTAATGCGGTATATCCAAAATTAGTTAACTGTGGAGTAAAAGTGGAGAGAGATGACCTTATTCAGGAAGCCCTCTTAGGTTTGGTAGAAGCAGCGAGGGCATTTAATCCTGAAAAAGGTGCTAAATTTACTACCTATGCTTTCTATCGTGTTAACGGAGCTATCAGAGATTTTTTGAGAAAGTCGGATTATCTTCCTCCAGAAAAGAGAAAAAAACTGAGTGAATATAAACGAATAAAGGAAGAGTTTGCTCAAGCACTTGGTAGGGAGCCGACTAGAAAAGAGATGGCTGAAAAACTATGTATTTCTGAAAAAGAAGTAAAGGAAATAGAATCCTGGCATTTGGTCTTCATATCACTTGATACTCCCATTTTTACAAAGAACGGAGAGGAGGTTGAGATTTCAGATATAATCCCTACTGGAAATAAACGCCCTGGTCAGAAATTAGAAGAGAAAGAAATTGTCAGAGCTTTAAATTCATGTATTGAACAACTCCCTTTAATAGAGAAGAAAATAATCGAACAAAGATATGTAGAAGGGAAAACACTAAAAGAGGTAGCTGAAACATTAGGTATGTCTATACCTACTACTCAGAGGAAAGAAAAAAAAGCTAAGCAGATATTGAAGAAGTGTATGGAGAAGAAAGGGTGGTCAATGATAGATGTCCTTTAG
- a CDS encoding DUF4384 domain-containing protein yields MGVFALFEDNTISELLMGSYFSDKPIEVFVINQDNLQIEASAKKGTISVYHILRDRRILIENKKQAVSYEFKDLAPSKAFGESAGLAFSLKFAEEICRKKGNPLPFSISATGVISDSTADAVVKRVNGINEKLQSTLGILKKGDKIFYPKENDAEIDSNLRERIMTSQIEAIPVSTVKEAIESLLKGIPDGSPDKKPGRKYLLILMAIMALAIIGYRVLGNNVSKKPFSFQEMEFHYYNPQHQYLNLIEEDSNSNLSLSSKDNYQFKIKPDTKCYLYIYQIDSSGKFDILFPNVKYSRETNPLKEGVSYWIPSEDTCYYLDEKTGEEKLYFLASSRSSNNLFSEKLKVLPVEKRKETIQKMVDFYKEFRFQHID; encoded by the coding sequence ATGGGTGTATTTGCTCTATTTGAGGATAACACAATAAGTGAGTTGTTAATGGGGTCTTATTTTTCAGATAAACCAATAGAGGTTTTTGTGATTAATCAAGATAACTTACAAATAGAAGCTTCAGCTAAGAAGGGGACTATCTCGGTTTATCATATCCTCAGAGATAGAAGAATATTGATAGAGAACAAAAAACAAGCTGTTTCATACGAATTTAAGGATTTAGCTCCTTCTAAGGCATTTGGCGAAAGTGCAGGGTTAGCATTCTCACTTAAGTTTGCGGAAGAAATTTGTCGAAAGAAAGGCAACCCTTTACCATTCTCCATCTCTGCCACAGGGGTAATTTCAGACTCAACTGCCGACGCCGTAGTAAAAAGGGTAAACGGAATAAACGAAAAACTCCAATCTACTCTTGGCATCTTAAAGAAGGGTGATAAGATATTCTATCCTAAGGAAAATGATGCAGAGATAGATAGCAATCTAAGAGAAAGGATAATGACAAGCCAGATAGAGGCTATACCTGTATCTACAGTAAAGGAGGCAATAGAATCACTTTTGAAGGGAATCCCCGATGGTTCTCCTGATAAAAAGCCAGGCAGAAAATATCTGCTAATCTTGATGGCTATAATGGCTTTAGCTATAATTGGATATCGGGTATTAGGAAACAATGTGAGTAAAAAACCCTTTAGTTTTCAGGAAATGGAATTCCATTATTACAATCCACAACATCAATATCTAAACCTTATAGAAGAAGACAGTAATTCAAATCTCTCTCTTAGCTCTAAAGATAACTATCAGTTTAAGATTAAACCTGATACTAAATGTTATCTCTATATATACCAGATTGACTCTTCGGGTAAGTTCGATATTTTATTCCCTAATGTTAAATATAGTAGGGAAACAAATCCACTTAAGGAAGGTGTATCTTACTGGATTCCATCAGAGGATACCTGCTATTATCTGGATGAGAAAACAGGAGAAGAAAAGCTTTATTTTCTTGCCTCCAGTCGCTCATCTAACAATTTGTTTTCAGAGAAGTTAAAGGTATTACCTGTGGAAAAAAGAAAGGAAACCATTCAAAAGATGGTAGATTTTTATAAAGAATTTAGATTCCAACACATAGATTGA